A stretch of Prinia subflava isolate CZ2003 ecotype Zambia chromosome 14, Cam_Psub_1.2, whole genome shotgun sequence DNA encodes these proteins:
- the OMD gene encoding osteomodulin, translating into MGILSYQLILLWAALVSCQYEDYDFEDEYGGEPEQLPYYFNPNTQVEAPRFPFPVECAKECFCPPAFPLSMYCDHRKLKTIPNIPSHVQQLYLQNNNIEAVPAGPFTNATFVREINLSYNNIKFHMIDHGVFAKLSNLVQLHLQHNELEEFPSPLPSSLERLLLGFNKISRLPGNALEGLPNMTMLDLCNNLLDDSVFKEKPFSNMNNLMQLNLGNNKLQTMPPDLPPSLQHLSLENNSISHIPENYFNRLPQIIALRMSHNNLQNIPHDTFNLPNLLELHLGHNKLKQVFYIPRSLQHLYIEDNEIENINVTVMCPALDPLHIKQLTYIRVDQNKLTSPISSYAFFCFPLIRTIYYGEQNVSGSRPSQLRTPVFRRFLTAEELQEAEDNQETLNQETEEDHEAEDSYFHPYYH; encoded by the exons ATGGGGATTCTGAGCTACCAATTGATCCTCCTGTGGGCTGCTTTGGTCTCTTGTCAGTATGAAGACTACGATTTTGAGGATGAATATGGTGGGGAGCCAGAACAACTCCCATATTATTTTAACCCAAACACGCAAGTTGAAGCTCCTCgttttccttttccagtggAGTGTGCCAAAGAATGCTTCTGTCCACCAGCTTTTCCCTTGTCCATGTACTGTGACCACCGGAAACTCAAGACAATTCCAAACATCCCCAGTCATGTCCAACAACTTTATTTGCAGAACAACAACATCGAAGCCGTGCCTGCAGGACCATTCACTAATGCTACCTTCGTCAGGGAAATCAACCTCAGCTACAACAATATTAAATTCCATATGATTGACCACGGTGTTTTTGCCAAACTTTCAAACCTAGTTCAACTTCATTTGCAACACAATGAATTAGAAGAAtttccatcccctctgcccagctctctAGAGAGACTCCTCCTTGGTTTCAATAAAATTTCCCGCTTACCTGGAAATGCATTGGAAGGATTGCCCAACATGACCATGCTTGACCTTTGCAATAACTTACTTGATGACTCGGTATTCAAAGAAAAACCCTTTTCAAACATGAACAATTTAATGCAGCTCAACTTAGGCAACAACAAATTACAGACAATGCCTCCTGACCTACCACCATCACTTCAGCATCTTTCTCTTGAAAATAACTCCATTTCTCATATTCCAGAAAACTATTTCAACAGACTTCCCCAAATCATTGCCCTAAGAATGTCCCACAATAACCTGCAGAACATTCCACACGACACCTTTAATCTACCCAATCTTCTAGAACTTCATCTTGGACATAACAAACTAAAACAAGTGTTCTATATTCCAAGAAGTTTGCAGCATTTGTACATTGAAGACAATGAAATTGAAA ACATCAATGTTACTGTgatgtgtccagctctggaccCACTGCACATCAAGCAGTTAACCTACATCCGGGTGGACCAGAACAAGCTGACGAGCCCCATCAGCAGCTACGCCTTCTTCTGCTTCCCCCTCATCAGAACCATTTATTATGGAGAGCAGAATGTCAGTGGCAGCAGGCCCTCCCAGCTCAGAACGCCGGTGTTCCGGCGGTTCCTAacagcagaggagctccaggaggCAGAAGACAATCAGGAAACGCTCAATCAAGAAACTGAAGAAGATCATGAAGCTGAGGACAGCTATTTTCATCCTTACTATCACTGA
- the ASPN gene encoding asporin, with translation MKEYTLLLFLALCSAKSLTGPSYFTLKNTMLQDMEDDDDDDDDNSLFPTTEPILPFIPFDLFPTCPFGCQCYMRVVHCSDLGLTSIPRNIPPDTRMIDLQNNKIKEVKENDLQGLTSLYALALNNNKIYKIHPKAFQSTKRLRRLYLSHNQLTEIPTNLPRTLAELRIHANKVKKIPKDVFKGMKSLHVLEMSANPLNNDGIEPGAFEGVNIYHIRIAEAKLTSIPKGLPSSLLELHLDDNKITGIELEDFNRYKDLQRLGLGNNKIKEVENGSFANIPSIREIHLERNKLKKVPPGLPELRYLQVVFLHSNHIAKLGVNDFCPTGRRKKKALYSGISLFNNPVKYWEVQPSTFRCILARNSVQLGNFLK, from the exons ATGAAAGAATACACACTCCTCCTCTTCTTGGCTTTGTGCTCTGCCAAATCTCTCACTGGTCCTTCATATTTTACACTAAAGAATACAATGCTCCAAGATATGGAAGACGATGACGACGACGATGATGACAATTCTCTATTTCCAACCACAGAACCCATTCTACCATTCATTCCCTTTGATCTGTTCCCAACGTGCCCCTTTGGCTGCCAGTGCTACATGAGAGTTGTCCATTGCTCTGACCTAG GTTTGACATCAATTCCTCGCAATATCCCGCCAGATACTCGTATGATTGAccttcaaaacaacaaaatcaaagaGGTCAAGGAAAACGATCTGCAAGGACTCACATCACTCTAT GCACTGGCTTTGAACAACAATAAAATATACAAGATCCATCCCAAAGCCTTTCAATCCACAAAGAGGCTACGACGCCTCTATTTGTCCCACAACCAACTGACAGAGATCCCAACAAATCTTCCCAGAACACTGGCAGAGCTCAGGATTCATGCCAATAAGGTTAAGAAAATCCCCAAGGATGTATTTAAAGGAATGAAGTCTCTACATGTTTTAG AAATGAGTGCCAATCCTCTGAACAATGATGGAATAGAGCCAGGGGCTTTCGAAGGGGTAAATATCTACCACATACGAATTGCAGAGGCAAAGTTAACTTCAATTCCCAAAG gtTTGCCCTCCAGTCTTCTGGAGCTTCACTTAGATGACAATAAGATCACAGGAATTGAACTTGAGGATTTTAACCGATACAAAGACCTCCAAAG GCTAGGCCTTGGcaacaataaaatcaaagaaGTGGAAAATGGAAGTTTTGCCAACATCCCAAGCATACGTGAAATCCACCTGGAAAGAAACAAGCTGAAGAAGGTTCCCCCTGGACTACCCGAACTGAGATACCTGCAG GTTGTCTTCCTTCACTCCAACCACATCGCCAAGCTGGGAGTGAACGATTTCTGCCCGACAGGACGGCGGAAGAAGAAAGCGCTGTACAGCGGCATCAGCCTCTTCAACAACCCTGTCAAGTACTGGGAGGTGCAGCCTTCCACCTTCCGCTGCATTTTAGCCAGGAACAGTGTTCAACTTGGGAATTTCCTCAAGTGA